The proteins below come from a single Zea mays cultivar B73 chromosome 8, Zm-B73-REFERENCE-NAM-5.0, whole genome shotgun sequence genomic window:
- the LOC111589974 gene encoding cold-responsive protein kinase 1: MYKGILGDGSVVAVKSLSKTSCKQEESDFLRGLKMLTLLQHDNLVSLRGFCCSRGRGECFLVYDFMVNGCLSRYLDVKDGSSGGTVLDWPTRVSIIRGIAKGIEYLHSKKGNKPPVVHQNISADKILLDHHLAPRLSVPGLHKLLADDVIFSALKASAAMGLPRRPSPARRPTSRSHPGARARVPTRRCPARGIRSWSGRWRTNRRGPSDSATHTPEPVMLLLWSGTSLKR, from the exons ATGTACAAAGGGATCCTTGGGGATGGATCTGTAGTCGCTGTCAAAAGCCTCAGCAAGACGAGCTGCAAGCAAGAGGAGTCAGATTTCCTGCGTGGTCTGAAGATGCTCACCCTCCTACAGCACGACAATCTTGTCAGCCTGAGGGGATTCTGCTGCTCCAGGGGGAGAGGGGAATGCTTCCTCGTGTATGACTTCATGGTTAATGGTTGCCTGTCGCGGTATCTGGACGTCAAGGATGGTTCTTCCGGTGGTACCGTTCTTGATTGGCCTACAAGAGTCTCCATCATTAGAGGCATTGCGAA AGGGATTGAGTACCTTCACAGCAAGAAGGGCAACAAGCCACCAGTGGTGCACCAGAACATATCGGCTGACAAGATCCTCCTTGACCACCACCTTGCGCCGAGGCTCTCGGTGCCGGGGCTGCACAAGCTCCTCGCGGACGACGTCATCTTCTCGGCCCTGAAAGCCAGCGCCGCCATGGGCCTGCCGCGTCGGCCCTCCCCTGCACGGCGGCCGACATCACGAAGCCACCCGGGGGCCAGAGCGCGTGTCCCAACTCGCCGCTGCCCCGCCCGGGGGATCCGGTCGTGGTCAGGTCGATGGCGAACCAACCGCCGCGGGCCGTCAGACTCGGCCACGCACACGCCCGAGCCCGTGATGTTGCTGTTGTGGTCGGGCACCAGCTTGAAGCGGTAG
- the LOC103637526 gene encoding uncharacterized protein translates to MTSEEHPSYASSNGITTIGSDEHLDPSPSPSTSFDSPSESDDSAASLLLSDDSSESEPIIFKKPHPPVRSWLASDEIVILKTVVSHRQKHGRLPLADNLATAVWGRLSVGDRLSAAQITRRLCVFRNRYDDAVICLKHGTIPMKDSDVTIYMLSKLIWEGTRRGRIEKKTHVPDARNDPRGFDELAELYACLSAEVEVIGARFCWTAWKGRRKWATCGGSRLHDRGEGSVGRGRAGAQG, encoded by the coding sequence ATGACATCGGAGGAGCACCCCTCGTATGCGTCCTCAAATGGCATCACCACCATCGGCTCCGATGAACATCTTGATCCCTCGCCATCACCTTCGACGTCCTTCGACTCTCCTTCTGAATCTGATGACTCCGCCGCCTCCTTGCTGCTCTCGGACGACTCTTCAGAGTCCGAGCCCATCATTTTCAAGAAACCCCACCCACCCGTGCGCTCGTGGCTGGCCTCCGATGAGATCGTGATCCTCAAGACCGTCGTGTCGCACCGGCAGAAGCACGGGCGACTTCCCCTGGCAGACAACCTCGCCACCGCGGTGTGGGGCCGCCTCAGCGTGGGGGACCGCCTCAGTGCCGCGCAGATCACCAGGCGGTTGTGCGTGTTCCGCAACCGGTATGACGACGCCGTTATCTGCCTCAAACACGGCACAATCCCGATGAAGGACAGTGATGTCACCATCTACATGCTCTCCAAGCTCATCTGGGAGGGCACGCGTAGGGGGAGGATAGAGAAGAAGACCCATGTGCCCGACGCGCGCAATGACCCAAGAGGGTTCGACGAGCTAGCCGAGCTGTACGCTTGCCTCTCCGCAGAGGTAGAGGTGATTGGTGCGAGGTTTTGTTGGACTGCATGGAAGGGGCGGAGGAAGTGGGCGACGTGCGGAGGAAGCAGACTGCATGATAGGGGCGAAGGAAGCGTGGGCCGTGGGAGAGCAGGGGCACAAGGGTAG